The Megalops cyprinoides isolate fMegCyp1 chromosome 10, fMegCyp1.pri, whole genome shotgun sequence genome window below encodes:
- the dnali1 gene encoding axonemal dynein light intermediate polypeptide 1 — protein MIPPADSLLKYDNPVLVSRNTEKKSPKARPLKVSSMQPAMTAPVPPPPKPKSPPGDANKQQTEEILNAMLPPREWTENNQLWVQQVSSTPCTRMDVVKLQELLDLKLQQRQARETGICPVRRELYSQCFDELIRQVTINCTERGLLLLRVRDEISMTIAAYQTLYESSVAFGMRKALQAEQGKSDMEKKIQALESEKKDLEKQVYEQKAKSEAIEKRETERRQVEEKKHAEEIQFLKRTNQQLKAQLEGVIAPKK, from the exons ATGATTCCTCCGGCCGATTCTCTGTTGAAATACGACAACCCAGTCTTGGTGAGcaggaacacagaaaaaaagtctcCTAAG GCTCGTCCCCTGAAAGTGAGCTCCATGCAGCCGGCCATGACCGCCCCGGTACCCCCTCCACCCAAGCCAAAATCCCCGCCAGGAGATGCTAACAAGCAGCAAACTGAGGAGATCCTCAATGCTATGCTGCCACCAAG GGAGTGGACAGAGAACAACCAGCTGTGGGTGCAGCAGGTATCCAGCACACCCTGCACGCGCATGGATGTGGtgaagctgcaggagctgctggacctgaagctgcagcagaggcaggCCCGGGAGACCGGCATCTGCCCCGTCCGCAGGGAGCTCTACTCACAGTGCTTCG aTGAGCTCATCAGACAGGTTACCATcaactgcacagagagagggctgcTGTTGCTACGGGTGCGGGATGAGATCAGCATGACCATTGCTGCCTACCAGACCCTGTACGAGAGCAGCGTGGCTTTTGGCATGAGGAAGGCGCTGCAGGCTGAACAGGGCAAGTCCGACATGGAGAAGAAG ATCCAGGCTCTGGAGAGTGAGAAGAAGGACCTGGAAAAGCAGGTGTACGAGCAGAAGGCCAAGAGCGAGGCCATCgagaagagggagacagagcgccgacaggtggaggagaagaagcACGCCGAGGAGATCCAGTTCCTCAAGCGGACCAATCAGCAGCTCAAG GCCCAGCTGGAAGGCGTCATTGCCCCGAAGAAGTGA
- the snip1 gene encoding smad nuclear-interacting protein 1, whose translation MEKERRHRRPDSPPPVRETKMKIKQEKVSPTRPRRSRRSSSGSNRSSPSPPPQRRRADRSPARRRDRSPGRRDSRSPRNRRSRSPHRGSDVKIKRERDDHRGDEERRRRDWSHEHERSRERDRERERHRERGGAGGRERSGDRQRDRDTQTLQQQQAERERQDERRRENRRRQEADAQTADAPAFGEDPEPQNGTPPAEKEKPNFELSGALVEDTNTFRGVVIKYNEPPEARIPKRRWRLYPFKNDEPLPVMYIHRQSAYLLGRQRRIADIPIDHPSCSKQHAVFQYRLVEFTRADGTTGRRVKPYIIDLGSGNGTYLNNQRIEPQRYYELKEKDVLKFGFSSREYVLLHEFSDTTEVDAKQEEDDEGLDE comes from the exons atggagaaggagaggcgACACAGACGGCCGGACTCCCCCCCTCCAGTGCGGGAAACAAAGATGAAGATTAAGCAGGAGAAAGTGAGCCCCACCAGGCCGCGCAGGTCCCGCCGCTCGAGTTCGGGGTCTAACCGGAGCAGCCCCAGCCCTCCGCCCCAGAGGAGACGAGCAGACAG GTCGCCGGCGAGAAGAAGGGACAGATCGCCAGGAAGACGGGACAGCAGGTCGCCCAGAAACAGGAGAAGCCGAAGCCCGCACCGGGGCAGCGACGTCAAAATAAAGCGG GAGCGGGATGATCACCGTGGCGATGAGGAGCGCCGGCGGCGTGACTGGTCGCATGAGCATGAGAGGTCACGGGAGCGCGATCGTGAGAGGGAGCGTCACCGCGAGCGAGGCGGcgcgggggggagagagcgcagCGGGGACCGGCAGCgggacagggacacacagaccctccagcagcagcaggcggaGCGCGAGCGGCAGGACGAGCGCCGCCGGGAGAACCGCCGCCGCCAGGAGGCCGACGCCCAGACCGCCGACGCCCCTGCCTTCGGCGAGGACCCCGAGCCCCAAAACGGCACCCCGCCCGCCGAGAAGGAGAAGCCCAACTTCGAGCTGTCGGGGGCGCTGGTGGAAGATACCAACACTTTCCGGGGGGTGGTGATCAAGTACAACGAGCCCCCTGAGGCACGCATCCCCAAGCGGAGGTGGCGGCTCTACCCCTTTAAGAACGACGAGCCCCTGCCCGTCATGTACATCCACCGCCAGAGTGCCTACCTGCTGGGCCGCCAGCGGAGGATCGCGGACATCCCCATCGACCACCCCTCCTGCTCCAAACAGCACGCCGTGTTCCAGTACAG GCTGGTGGAGTTCACGCGTGCGGACGGCACCACCGGCCGCCGGGTGAAGCCCTACATCATCGACCTGGGCTCCGGCAACGGCACCTACCTGAACAACCAGCGCATCGAGCCGCAGCGCTACTACgagctgaaggagaaggacGTGCTCAAGTTCGGCTTCAGCAGCCGTGAGTACGTGCTGCTGCACGAGTTCTCCGACACCACCGAGGTGGACGCCAAGCAGGAGGAGGACGACGAGGGCCTGGACGAATGA